The Prunus persica cultivar Lovell chromosome G7, Prunus_persica_NCBIv2, whole genome shotgun sequence genome has a segment encoding these proteins:
- the LOC18771175 gene encoding CCR4-NOT transcription complex subunit 10: MASSSSSSLTVANRDGSSSASEDEAVMSVTRAYAQDALLQFQSGKFDQCLTALSECLKRKPNDPKIFHNIGLAEFYRDGCSHPKRLLDVLNDVKKRSEELARASAEQVESGSNIGGSRGSSTMGHPFSAVYMDEFDTYVATLNIAVIWFHLHEYAKALSVVEPLFQNRGPIDEKTALNICLLLLDVGLACHDATKSADVLVYLEKAFGVSCMNQGDSGSTALQQPANPVAKSPSLPTNSSAADGPNLDSDANALEAEETGEYDGAVFDMDVAQPTALLSSNDLSRNPVDISVSSVYLKLKMQLYKVRFLLLTRNLKQAKREVKHAMNIARGRDSSMALLLKSQLEYARGNYRKAIKLLMASSNRTDARISSMINNNLGCIYYQLGKYHTASVFFSNALLNCSSLRKDRPLNLLTFSQDNSLLIIYNSGMQYLACGKPLLAARCFQKAGLVFYNRPLLWLRFAECCLMALEKGLLETTLASSEVRVYVIGNGKWRQLVMEDGVSKNGNSGSFERGDLFLGSDQQPKLSMSLARQCLSNALYLLNCSESSYCKNSLPSNFFLEDNELGEVASSKNSNNKNFHSIDSEASAFSVGLGQSGINGDAKEQKAGTTQELVQNSLLYYADIRNKENLLLKQALLANLAFVELELENPIKALSIARSLLELPECSRIYIFLGHVYAAEALCLLNRAKDAADHLMTYLSGGNNVDLPFSEEDSEQLQGVRAVDYEELNGGSMSAKSSSPEDTLGIVFLKPEEALASLYVNFAALYAMQGELDQARQFVARALSLVPNSPEATLTAVYVDLKLGKSQEALAKLKQCSRVTFLPSGLTLNKAS, from the exons ATGGCTTCATCTTCGTCTTCGTCATTAACGGTTGCGAATCGGGACGGGTCTTCTTCAGCTTCAGAGGACGAAGCTGTCATGTCCGTAACCCGTGCTTACGCGCAGGACGCCTTATTGCAATTCCAGTCGGGCAAGTTCGATCAGTGCCTAACCGCCTTGTCCGAGTGCCTGAAGAGGAAGCCAAACGATCCCAAA ATATTTCATAATATTGGACTTGCGGAATTCTATCGAGATGGTTGCTCACATCCTAAGAGGTTGCTCGATGTACTTAATGATGTGAAG aaaCGAAGTGAAGAGCTTGCTCGAGCATCTGCAGAACAGGTGGAGTCTGGTAGCAATATTGGAGGGTCCAGAGGAAGTAGTACAATGGGACATCCCTTTTCTGCTGTTTACATGGATGAATTTGACACATATGTTGCTACCTTAAACATT GCAGTTATCTGGTTCCATCTTCACGAATATGCAAAGGCATTGTCTGTCGTTGAACCTCTGTTTCAAAATAGAGGACCTATAGATGag AAAACTGCTCTTAATATTTGCCTTTTGTTGCTGGATGTTGGGCTGGCCTGTCATGATGCAACGAAATCCGCT GATGTTTTGGTTTATCTGGAAAAAGCTTTTGGTGTTAGCTGTATGAATCAAGGAGACAGTGGAAGCACTGCGTTGCAACAACCTGCAAACCCAGTTGCAAAGTCTCCATCACTTCCCACCAATTCATCAGCCGCGGATGGTCCCAATTTGGATTCAGATGCAAATGCCTTGGAGGCTGAGGAGACAGGCGAGTATGATGGTGCTGTTTTTGACATGGATGTAGCACAGCCAACTGCTCTTTTATCTTCAAATGATCTTTCAAGGAACCCAGTTGACATATCCGTCTCTTCTGTTTATCTGAAGCTTAAGATGCAACTTTACAAGGTTCGGTTTCTGCTTCTCACTAGGAACTTAAAGCAAGCTAAACGTGAAGTGAAGCATGCTATGAATATTGCACGCGGGAGAGATTCTTCTATGGCTCTCCTCTTGAAGTCCCAGCTTGAATATGCTCGTGGTAATTATCGTAAAGCCATCAAGTTGTTGATGGCATCTAGTAATCGAACAGATGCAAGGATATCAAGCATGATCAACAATAATCTAGGATGCATTTATTATCAGCTTGGGAAATATCACACAGCATCAGTATTCTTCTCCAACGCATTGCTTAATTGTTCATCTCTTCGGAAGGACAGGCCTCTAAATCTGTTAACTTTTTCACAGGACAATTCCCTCCTAATTATATATAACTCTGGTATGCAGTACTTGGCCTGCGGGAAACCACTACTTGCTGCTCGCTGTTTTCAAAAGGCTGGTTTAGTTTTCTACAACCGGCCTCTGTTGTGGCTTCGATTTGCTGAGTGCTGTCTGATGGCTTTAGAGAAGGGATTATTGGAAACCACTCTGGCATCATCAGAAGTCAGAGTTTATGTCATTGGCAATGGAAAGTGGAGGCAACTTGTAATGGAAGACGGGGTTTCCAAGAATGGAAACTCGGGTTCTTTTGAAAGAGGTGATTTGTTTTTGGGCAGTGATCAGCAGCCTAAGCTCTCGATGTCCCTTGCACGCCAGTGTCTCTCTAATGCCCTGTACTTACTGAACTGTTCTGAGTCAAGCTATTGTAAGAATTCTTTGCcctctaatttcttcttagAGGATAATGAATTAGGTGAAGTGGCATCTTCCAAGAACTCGAACAACAAGAACTTTCACAGCATCGATTCCGAGGCATCTGCGTTCTCTGTAGGTTTGGGCCAGTCAGGCATAAATGGGGATGCAAAAGAGCAAAAGGCAGGAACTACTCAGGAGCTTGTGCAGAACTCCCTTTTGTACTATGCAGATATTCGTAACAAGGAAAATCTGTTGCTCAAACAAGCTCTTCTTGCAAATCTGGCATTTGTAGAGTTGGAATTGGAAAATCCTATTAAGGCCTTGTCAATTGCAAGGTCTCTCTTGGAACTTCCAGAATGTTCAAGAATTTACATCTTTTTAGGTCATGTGTATGCTGCAGAGGCTCTCTGCTTGCTGAACAGGGCAAAGGATGCTGCTGATCATTTGATGACATATTTGTCTGGAGGTAACAACGTTGACTTGCCATTCAGCGAGGAGGACTCTGAGCAATTGCAAGGAGTCAGGGCTGTTGATTATGAAGAGTTGAATGGAGGATCAATGAGTGCCAAAAGTTCTTCCCCTGAAGACACATTAGGTATCGTGTTCCTCAAGCCAGAAGAGGCACTGGCAAGCCTGTATGTAAATTTTGCTGCCTTGTACGCTATGCAAGGTGAACTTGATCAAGCCCGCCAGTTTGTTGCACGGGCATTATCCCTAGTACCCAACAGTCCAGAAGCAACTTTGACTGCAGTTTACGTGGATCTCAAGCTCGGTAAGTCGCAAGAAGCTCTTGCCAAGTTAAAACAGTGTAGTCGAGTTACATTCCTTCCTAGTGGATTGACATTGAACAAAGCTTCGTAG
- the LOC18771665 gene encoding repetitive proline-rich cell wall protein isoform X1 — protein MAESSKLHALFFICLLFISSATPILGCGTCGKPPPKHKPKPKTPKGPIPPIHVKPPVVKPPVTIPPIVKPPVTIPPIVKPPVTIPPIVKPPVTIPPIVKPPVTIPPIVKPPVTIPPIIPPVVKPPVTIPPIVKPPVTIPPIVKPPVTIPPIIPPVVKPPVTIPPIIPPVVKPPVTIPPIIPPVTIPPIIPPVTIPPIIPPVVKPPVTIPPITVPPILKPPVTLPPIVPPGIIPPVIGGGPPGKKPPSPGTPCPPPAESPGAKDTCPIDTMKLGACVDLLGGLVHIGQGDPVVNECCPVLQGLVELEAAMCLCTTLKMKLLNLNIFVPIALQLLVTCGKSPPPGYTCSL, from the coding sequence ATGGCCGAGTCCAGTAAGCTCCATGCTCTCTTCTTCATTTGCTTGCTCTTCATCTCCTCAGCCACTCCCATTCTTGGCTGCGGTACTTGTGGCAAGCCTCCCCCAAAGCACAAACCTAAGCCTAAGACCCCCAAAGGCCCCATCCCTCCCATTCATGTCAAGCCCCCAGTCGTTAAACCACCAGTCACAATCCCACCCATCGTCAAACCACCAGTTACAATCCCTCCCATCGTTAAACCACCAGTCACAATTCCACCCATAGTCAAACCACCAGTCACAATCCCTCCCATCGTCAAACCACCAGTTACAATCCCTCCCATCGTCAAACCACCAGTTACAATCCCTCCCATTATCCCACCCGTTGTTAAGCCACCGGTTACAATCCCACCCATTGTTAAGCCACCAGTTACAATCCCACCCATCGTCAAACCACCAGTTACAATCCCTCCCATTATCCCACCCGTCGTCAAACCACCAGTTACAATCCCTCCCATTATCCCACCCGTCGTCAAACCACCAGTTACAATCCCTCCCATTATCCCACCAGTTACAATCCCTCCCATTATCCCACCAGTTACAATCCCTCCCATTATCCCACCCGTCGTTAAACCACCGGTTACAATCCCACCCATCACTGTCCCACCCATTTTGAAACCGCCAGTGACCCTGCCTCCAATAGTGCCACCTGGCATAATCCCTCCAGTCATAGGAGGAGGGCCACCGGGTAAAAAGCCTCCGAGTCCCGGGACGCCATGCCCTCCTCCTGCCGAGAGTCCGGGGGCCAAGGATACTTGTCCCATCGACACGATGAAACTGGGTGCTTGTGTGGATCTTCTTGGTGGGTTGGTGCACATTGGGCAAGGTGACCCAGTGGTAAATGAATGCTGTCCAGTGCTGCAAGGGCTTGTTGAACTTGAGGCTGCCATGTGTCTCTGCACAACTCTCAAAATGAAGCTTCTTAACCTCAACATCTTTGTCCCGATTGCTCTTCAGCTCCTTGTCACCTGTGGCAAGTCACCTCCTCCTGGTTACACCTGCTCTCTCTAG
- the LOC18771665 gene encoding repetitive proline-rich cell wall protein isoform X2, whose product MAESSKLHALFFICLLFISSATPILGCGTCGKPPPKHKPKPKTPKGPIPPIHVKPPVVKPPVTIPPIVKPPVTIPPIVKPPVTIPPIVKPPVTIPPIVKPPVTIPPIVKPPVTIPPIIPPVVKPPVTIPPIVKPPVTIPPIVKPPVTIPPIIPPVVKPPVTIPPIIPPVTIPPIIPPVTIPPIIPPVVKPPVTIPPITVPPILKPPVTLPPIVPPGIIPPVIGGGPPGKKPPSPGTPCPPPAESPGAKDTCPIDTMKLGACVDLLGGLVHIGQGDPVVNECCPVLQGLVELEAAMCLCTTLKMKLLNLNIFVPIALQLLVTCGKSPPPGYTCSL is encoded by the exons ATGGCCGAGTCCAGTAAGCTCCATGCTCTCTTCTTCATTTGCTTGCTCTTCATCTCCTCAGCCACTCCCATTCTTGGCTGCGGTACTTGTGGCAAGCCTCCCCCAAAGCACAAACCTAAGCCTAAGACCCCCAAAGGCCCCATCCCTCCCATTCATGTCAAGCCCCCAGTCGTTAAACCACCAGTCACAATCCCACCCATCGTCAAACCACCAGTTACAATCCCTCCCATCGTTAAACCACCAGTCACAATTCCACCCATAGTCAAACCACCAGTCACAATCCCTCCCATCGTCAAACCACCAGTTACAATCCCTCCCATCGTCAAACCACCAGTTACAATCCCTCCCATTATCCCACCCGTTGTTAAGCCACCGGTTACAATCCCACCCATTGTTAAGCCACCAGTTACAATCCCACCCATCGTCAAACCACCAG TTACAATCCCTCCCATTATCCCACCCGTCGTCAAACCACCAGTTACAATCCCTCCCATTATCCCACCAGTTACAATCCCTCCCATTATCCCACCAGTTACAATCCCTCCCATTATCCCACCCGTCGTTAAACCACCGGTTACAATCCCACCCATCACTGTCCCACCCATTTTGAAACCGCCAGTGACCCTGCCTCCAATAGTGCCACCTGGCATAATCCCTCCAGTCATAGGAGGAGGGCCACCGGGTAAAAAGCCTCCGAGTCCCGGGACGCCATGCCCTCCTCCTGCCGAGAGTCCGGGGGCCAAGGATACTTGTCCCATCGACACGATGAAACTGGGTGCTTGTGTGGATCTTCTTGGTGGGTTGGTGCACATTGGGCAAGGTGACCCAGTGGTAAATGAATGCTGTCCAGTGCTGCAAGGGCTTGTTGAACTTGAGGCTGCCATGTGTCTCTGCACAACTCTCAAAATGAAGCTTCTTAACCTCAACATCTTTGTCCCGATTGCTCTTCAGCTCCTTGTCACCTGTGGCAAGTCACCTCCTCCTGGTTACACCTGCTCTCTCTAG
- the LOC18769585 gene encoding F-box/LRR-repeat protein 25 isoform X2, whose translation MRRKCKDHISKLPDDVLHTIVSLLSMRDAVRTSVLSHRWKNMYAYMSNLEFNWHDIISTPADSTPGAVCNSKVRYFLARLERFLACHLGTKVVSFKVSCCFGNMYGLHINDWISFAIRKGVENLDLAFTCDKPAERIDWRIIDYYHFPTQLLLHGEESKLRHLSLRSCTLQSDFFDRFSTLSTLVLCDVNLAGHVEPHMFSSCSNLECLTLQWCFGLERLCIGDSLHRLKVLVVSLCEGLKGIELSATNLTSFHYKGDDIELSFERVPNLGELYVMMKDTDVVSTFAELEKELPHVKSMTVAKSRARYNR comes from the exons ATGAGGAGAAAG TGCAAGGATCACATCAGTAAATTGCCAGATGATGTTCTTCATACCATTGTCTCATTATTGAGTATGAGGGATGCTGTACGCACGAGCGTATTATCACATAGGTGGAAGAACATGTATGCATACATGTCAAATCTCGAGTTCAATTGGCATGACATAATCTCCACACCAGCTGATTCAACTCCTGGAGCGGTTTGCAACAGCAAAGTGCGCTATTTTCTAGCAAGACTAGAAAGATTCTTAGCATGTCATTTGGGCACGAAGGTTGTCTCCTTCAAGGTTTCATGTTGTTTTGGAAATATGTACGGTCTTCATATCAATGACTGGATTAGTTTTGCCATTAGAAAGGGTGTTGAAAATCTTGATCTTGCCTTTACTTGTGACAAACCAGCTGAGCGCATCGATTGGAGAATCATTGACTATTATCATTTTCCTACTCAGCTCCTTTTGCATGGTGAAGAATCCAAATTAAGGCATCTTTCCTTGCGCTCATGCACACTTCAGTCAGATTTTTTTGATCGATTTAGCACCTTATCAACTCTTGTGTTGTGTGATGTAAATCTCGCTGGACATGTTGAGCCGcatatgttttcttcttgttcaaaCCTTGAGTGTTTAACATTGCAATGGTGTTTTGGATTAGAAAGATTGTGCATTGGTGATTCCCTTCATCGTTTGAAGGTGCTGGTGGTGAGCCTCTGTGAAGGGTTAAAGGGGATTGAACTCAGTGCCACCAATCTTACCAGTTTCCATTATAAGGGTGATGACATAGAACTCTCTTTTGAAAGGGTTCCCAATCTGGGGGAACTATATGTTATGATGAAGGACACTGATGTGGTTTCTACTTTTGCTGAGCTTGAGAAAGAACTTCCTCATGTCAAGAGTATGACAGTTGCCAAAAGTCGTGCCC GTTATAATCGCTGA
- the LOC18769585 gene encoding F-box/LRR-repeat protein 25 isoform X1, giving the protein MRRKCKDHISKLPDDVLHTIVSLLSMRDAVRTSVLSHRWKNMYAYMSNLEFNWHDIISTPADSTPGAVCNSKVRYFLARLERFLACHLGTKVVSFKVSCCFGNMYGLHINDWISFAIRKGVENLDLAFTCDKPAERIDWRIIDYYHFPTQLLLHGEESKLRHLSLRSCTLQSDFFDRFSTLSTLVLCDVNLAGHVEPHMFSSCSNLECLTLQWCFGLERLCIGDSLHRLKVLVVSLCEGLKGIELSATNLTSFHYKGDDIELSFERVPNLGELYVMMKDTDVVSTFAELEKELPHVKSMTVAKSRARKKKL; this is encoded by the exons ATGAGGAGAAAG TGCAAGGATCACATCAGTAAATTGCCAGATGATGTTCTTCATACCATTGTCTCATTATTGAGTATGAGGGATGCTGTACGCACGAGCGTATTATCACATAGGTGGAAGAACATGTATGCATACATGTCAAATCTCGAGTTCAATTGGCATGACATAATCTCCACACCAGCTGATTCAACTCCTGGAGCGGTTTGCAACAGCAAAGTGCGCTATTTTCTAGCAAGACTAGAAAGATTCTTAGCATGTCATTTGGGCACGAAGGTTGTCTCCTTCAAGGTTTCATGTTGTTTTGGAAATATGTACGGTCTTCATATCAATGACTGGATTAGTTTTGCCATTAGAAAGGGTGTTGAAAATCTTGATCTTGCCTTTACTTGTGACAAACCAGCTGAGCGCATCGATTGGAGAATCATTGACTATTATCATTTTCCTACTCAGCTCCTTTTGCATGGTGAAGAATCCAAATTAAGGCATCTTTCCTTGCGCTCATGCACACTTCAGTCAGATTTTTTTGATCGATTTAGCACCTTATCAACTCTTGTGTTGTGTGATGTAAATCTCGCTGGACATGTTGAGCCGcatatgttttcttcttgttcaaaCCTTGAGTGTTTAACATTGCAATGGTGTTTTGGATTAGAAAGATTGTGCATTGGTGATTCCCTTCATCGTTTGAAGGTGCTGGTGGTGAGCCTCTGTGAAGGGTTAAAGGGGATTGAACTCAGTGCCACCAATCTTACCAGTTTCCATTATAAGGGTGATGACATAGAACTCTCTTTTGAAAGGGTTCCCAATCTGGGGGAACTATATGTTATGATGAAGGACACTGATGTGGTTTCTACTTTTGCTGAGCTTGAGAAAGAACTTCCTCATGTCAAGAGTATGACAGTTGCCAAAAGTCGTGCCCGTAAGAAAAA GTTATAA